From one Bacteroidota bacterium genomic stretch:
- the rplW gene encoding 50S ribosomal protein L23, which yields MSILKKPLITEKYSRISEKLNQFAFVVEKKATKPEITQEIEKLYGVNVTGISTMVYAGKTKSRFTKRGQFNGRKPAFKKAIVTLQEGQKIDFFQNV from the coding sequence ATGAGTATCTTAAAAAAGCCATTAATAACGGAAAAATATAGCCGCATCAGTGAAAAGTTAAATCAATTCGCTTTTGTAGTTGAAAAGAAGGCCACTAAGCCTGAGATAACCCAAGAGATTGAAAAACTATACGGTGTAAATGTTACAGGCATTAGCACTATGGTTTACGCTGGTAAAACTAAATCTAGATTTACTAAACGTGGTCAATTCAATGGAAGAAAACCTGCTTTTAAGAAAGCTATTGTTACACTACAAGAAGGTCAAAAAATTGACTTCTTCCAAAACGTATAA
- the rplB gene encoding 50S ribosomal protein L2, with product MGIRKFNPITPGTRFKSANTFEEITASKPEKSLTVSIMKSGGRNNSGKMTMRYIGGGHKRKYRLVDFKRSKQGEANVVTIEYDPNRSARIALIQYADGEKSYILAPKGLQVGQTVQSGAGAPPEIGNTLPLQEIPLGSLIHNIEMLPGKGGKLVRSAGSFAQLLNRDGRYAIVKLASGETRMILVACSATVGQVSNPDHNLERKGKAGANRWRGVRPRTRPVAMNPVDHPMGGGEGRASGGHPRSRNGIKSKGYKTRTPKKYSNRFIIEKRKK from the coding sequence ATGGGAATTAGAAAATTTAATCCAATAACTCCAGGAACACGCTTTAAGTCGGCTAATACTTTTGAAGAAATTACAGCTTCAAAACCTGAGAAGTCACTAACCGTTTCTATAATGAAATCGGGTGGTAGAAATAATAGTGGTAAAATGACTATGCGCTATATAGGTGGTGGTCATAAAAGAAAATATAGGTTAGTAGATTTCAAACGTAGCAAACAAGGCGAAGCCAATGTAGTTACAATTGAGTACGATCCAAATCGCTCAGCTCGTATTGCTTTAATTCAATACGCAGATGGAGAGAAAAGTTATATTTTAGCTCCTAAAGGTTTACAAGTTGGACAAACAGTACAAAGTGGTGCTGGTGCCCCTCCTGAAATAGGTAATACTTTACCTTTACAAGAAATTCCTTTAGGTTCTTTAATTCATAATATTGAAATGTTACCAGGAAAAGGCGGTAAGTTAGTTCGCTCTGCTGGTTCATTTGCACAATTGTTGAATCGTGACGGCCGTTATGCTATTGTAAAATTAGCTTCTGGTGAAACTAGGATGATATTAGTTGCATGTAGCGCTACTGTTGGTCAAGTTTCAAATCCTGATCACAATTTAGAGAGAAAAGGTAAAGCAGGTGCAAACAGATGGAGAGGTGTTCGTCCTCGTACACGTCCGGTAGCAATGAATCCGGTTGATCATCCAATGGGTGGTGGTGAAGGAAGAGCTTCAGGAGGTCACCCACGTTCACGTAACGGTATCAAATCAAAAGGATACAAAACACGTACTCCTAAAAAATATTCAAATAGATTTATCATAGAAAAGCGTAAGAAGTAA
- the rpsS gene encoding 30S ribosomal protein S19, producing MARSLKKGPFVDIKLEKKVDTMNESKKKSVIKTWSRRSMITPEFVGHTFAVHNGNKFIPVYVTENMVGHKLGEFAPTRTFKSHPVKKD from the coding sequence ATGGCTCGTTCACTAAAAAAAGGACCGTTTGTTGATATTAAACTTGAGAAAAAAGTTGATACGATGAATGAGTCGAAAAAGAAATCTGTAATTAAAACTTGGAGTCGCAGATCAATGATAACTCCAGAATTTGTAGGACATACATTTGCTGTTCACAATGGCAATAAATTTATACCTGTTTATGTTACTGAAAATATGGTTGGTCATAAATTAGGTGAGTTCGCTCCTACACGTACATTTAAATCACACCCAGTTAAGAAAGATTAA